From the genome of Streptomyces sp. NBC_01341, one region includes:
- the dapC gene encoding succinyldiaminopimelate transaminase encodes MSAAVPVSSRLPVFPWDKLAPYKSTAGAHPDGIVDLSVGTPVDPVPELIQAALTAAADSPGYPTVWGTEALRDALTGWAGRRLGAVGVAHENVLPVVGSKELVAWLPTQLGLGAGDKVAYPRLAYPTYEVGARLCGAEPVVYDDPTELDPEGLKLLWLNSPSNPTGRVLPKDELIRIVAWAREHGVLVFSDECYLELGWEAEPVSVLHTDVCGGTYEGVVAVHSLSKRSNLAGYRAAFVAGDAGVLHELLQIRKHGGMMTPAPVQAATVAALGDDEHVTQQRARYARRRTVLRAALEAHGFRIEHSEASLYLWATRDEPCWDTVAYLAGLGILVAPGDFYGPAGDHFVRVALTASDERVDAAAERLA; translated from the coding sequence GTGTCCGCAGCAGTCCCCGTCTCCTCCCGCCTCCCGGTGTTCCCCTGGGACAAGCTCGCGCCGTACAAGTCGACGGCCGGCGCCCACCCGGACGGCATCGTGGACCTGTCGGTCGGCACCCCGGTCGACCCGGTGCCCGAGCTGATCCAGGCGGCGCTGACGGCCGCCGCGGACAGCCCCGGCTATCCGACGGTGTGGGGCACCGAGGCGCTGCGTGACGCCCTCACCGGCTGGGCGGGGCGCAGGCTCGGCGCGGTCGGCGTGGCACACGAGAACGTGCTGCCGGTCGTCGGCTCCAAGGAACTGGTCGCCTGGCTCCCGACCCAGCTGGGCCTCGGCGCGGGCGACAAGGTCGCCTACCCGCGGCTCGCCTACCCGACGTACGAGGTCGGCGCGCGGCTCTGCGGCGCCGAGCCCGTCGTCTACGACGACCCGACGGAGCTGGACCCGGAAGGGCTGAAGCTCCTCTGGCTCAACTCCCCCTCCAACCCCACCGGCCGGGTCCTGCCGAAGGACGAGCTGATCCGGATCGTGGCCTGGGCGCGGGAGCACGGGGTGCTGGTCTTCAGCGACGAGTGCTACCTGGAGCTCGGCTGGGAGGCCGAGCCCGTCTCCGTGCTGCACACGGACGTCTGCGGCGGGACGTACGAGGGTGTCGTCGCCGTCCACTCGCTGTCCAAGCGCTCCAACCTCGCCGGGTACCGGGCGGCCTTCGTCGCGGGGGACGCGGGCGTCCTGCACGAGCTGCTCCAGATCCGCAAGCACGGCGGGATGATGACCCCGGCGCCGGTCCAGGCGGCGACGGTCGCGGCGCTCGGCGACGACGAGCACGTGACGCAGCAGCGGGCGCGGTACGCGCGGCGGCGCACGGTCCTGCGGGCGGCGCTGGAGGCCCACGGCTTCCGGATCGAGCACAGCGAGGCCAGCCTCTACCTGTGGGCCACCCGTGACGAGCCGTGCTGGGACACCGTGGCGTACCTCGCCGGACTCGGCATCCTGGTCGCGCCGGGCGACTTCTACGGCCCCGCCGGTGACCACTTCGTGCGGGTGGCGCTGACCGCCTCGGACGAGCGTGTGGACGCGGCGGCCGAGCGGCTCGCCTGA
- the fdxA gene encoding ferredoxin, translating into MTYVIAQPCVDVKDKACIEECPVDCIYEGSRSLYIHPDECVDCGACEPVCPVEAIFYEDDTPEEWKDYYKANVEFFDDLGSPGGASKLGLIERDHAFIAALPPQNQ; encoded by the coding sequence GTGACCTACGTCATCGCGCAGCCTTGTGTCGACGTGAAGGACAAGGCCTGCATCGAAGAGTGCCCCGTCGACTGCATCTACGAGGGCTCCAGGTCCTTGTACATCCATCCGGACGAGTGCGTCGACTGCGGAGCCTGTGAGCCGGTCTGCCCGGTCGAGGCCATCTTCTACGAGGACGACACCCCGGAGGAGTGGAAGGACTACTACAAGGCGAACGTCGAGTTCTTCGACGACCTCGGCTCCCCGGGTGGCGCCTCCAAGCTGGGCCTCATCGAGCGCGACCACGCGTTCATCGCCGCGCTGCCGCCGCAGAACCAGTAG
- a CDS encoding ATP-binding protein — translation MSLPLTRRIARAALLIAAAAPVVGAAGAASAAGLPQTPALGGLTSLDGAGLSSTLDSTSKQGSEVANDTGGKVVGTTLPAAGKSLQQAGSVAEGELSGDTLPTKSLPTKGLPIG, via the coding sequence ATGTCCCTCCCCCTGACCCGCCGGATCGCCCGTGCCGCCCTGCTGATCGCCGCGGCGGCACCCGTGGTCGGCGCGGCCGGCGCCGCGAGCGCCGCGGGGCTTCCGCAGACCCCCGCACTCGGCGGCCTGACCTCGCTCGACGGCGCGGGCCTGAGCAGCACGCTGGACTCCACCTCGAAGCAGGGCTCCGAGGTCGCGAACGACACCGGCGGCAAGGTGGTCGGCACGACCCTCCCCGCCGCGGGCAAGTCCCTGCAGCAGGCCGGCTCCGTGGCCGAGGGCGAGCTGTCGGGCGACACCCTGCCGACGAAGAGCCTGCCGACCAAGGGCCTGCCGATCGGCTGA